In one window of Vulpes vulpes isolate BD-2025 chromosome 1, VulVul3, whole genome shotgun sequence DNA:
- the TUBB gene encoding tubulin beta chain — MREIVHIQAGQCGNQIGAKFWEVISDEHGIDPTGTYHGDSDLQLDRISVYYNEATGGKYVPRAILVDLEPGTMDSVRSGPFGQIFRPDNFVFGQSGAGNNWAKGHYTEGAELVDSVLDVVRKEAESCDCLQGFQLTHSLGGGTGSGMGTLLISKIREEYPDRIMNTFSVVPSPKVSDTVVEPYNATLSVHQLVENTDETYCIDNEALYDICFRTLKLTTPTYGDLNHLVSATMSGVTTCLRFPGQLNADLRKLAVNMVPFPRLHFFMPGFAPLTSRGSQQYRALTVPELTQQVFDAKNMMAACDPRHGRYLTVAAVFRGRMSMKEVDEQMLNVQNKNSSYFVEWIPNNVKTAVCDIPPRGLKMAVTFIGNSTAIQELFKRISEQFTAMFRRKAFLHWYTGEGMDEMEFTEAESNMNDLVSEYQQYQDATAEEEEDFGEEAEEEA; from the exons atgaGGGAAATCGTGCACATCCAGGCCGGTCAGTGTGGTAACCAGATCGGTGCCAAG TTCTGGGAGGTCATCAGCGATGAACACGGCATCGATCCCACCGGAACCTACCACGGTGACAGCGACCTGCAGCTGGATCGCATCTCCGTGTATTACAACGAAGCTACAG GTGGCAAATACGTACCTCGCGCTATCTTGGTGGATCTAGAACCCGGGACCATGGACTCTGTTCGCTCAGGTCCTTTTGGGCAGATATTCAGACCAGACAACTTTGTTTTTG GGCAGTCTGGGGCTGGCAACAACTGGGCCAAGGGCCACTACACAGAGGGGGCTGAGCTAGTGGACTCAGTCCTGGATGTGGTGCGGAAGGAAGCTGAGAGCTGTGACTGCCTGCAGGGCTTCCAGCTGACCCACTCACTGGGTGGGGGCACAGGCTCTGGCATGGGCACGCTGCTCATCAGCAAGATCCGAGAAGAGTACCCTGACCGCATCATGAACACCTTCAGTGTGGTGCCCTCCCCCAAAGTGTCTGACACGGTGGTTGAGCCCTACAATGCCACCCTCTCTGTCCATCAGTTGGTAGAGAACACAGATGAGACCTATTGCATTGACAATGAGGCCCTGTACGACATCTGCTTCCGCACCCTCAAGCTGACCACGCCAACCTATGGGGACCTCAACCACCTTGTCTCAGCCACTATGAGTGGTGTCACCACCTGCCTCCGCTTCCCTGGTCAGCTCAATGCTGACCTCCGCAAGCTGGCAGTCAACATGGTGCCCTTCCCACGTCTCCATTTCTTCATGCCTGGCTTTGCACCTCTGACCAGCCGTGGAAGCCAGCAGTATCGGGCCCTCACTGTACCTGAACTCACCCAGCAGGTCTTTGATGCCAAGAACATGATGGCTGCCTGTGACCCTCGCCATGGCCGTTACCTCACTGTGGCTGCTGTCTTCCGTGGGCGGATGTCCATGAAGGAGGTAGATGAGCAGATGCTCAACGTGCAAAACAAGAATAGTAGCTACTTTGTGGAATGGATCCCCAACAATGTCAAGACCGCTGTCTGCGATATCCCACCCCGTGGCCTCAAGATGGCAGTCACCTTCATTGGAAATAGCACAGCCATCCAGGAGCTTTTCAAGCGCATCTCAGAGCAGTTCACAGCCATGTTCCGGCGCAAAGCCTTCCTCCACTGGTACACAGGCGAAGGCATGGACGAGATGGAGTTCACCGAAGCGGAGAGCAACATGAACGACCTTGTCTCTGAGTATCAGCAGTACCAGGATGCCACCGCAGAAGAAGAGGAGGATTTCGGTGAGGAGGCTGAAGAGGAGGCTTAA
- the FLOT1 gene encoding flotillin-1 isoform X1, translating into MFFTCGPNEAMVVSGFCRSPPVMVAGGRVFVLPCIQQIQRISLNTLTLNVKSEKVYTRHGVPISVTGIAQVKIQGQNKEMLAAACQMFLGKTEAEIAHIALETLEGHQRAIMAHMTVEEIYKDRQKFSEQVFKVASSDLVNMGISVVSYTLKDIHDDQDYLHSLGKARTAQVQKDARIGEAEAKRDAGIREAKAKQEKVSAQYLSEIEMAKAQRDYELKKAAYDIEVNTRRAQADLAYQLQVAKTKQQIEEQRVQVQVVERAQQVAVQEQEIARREKELEARVRKPAEAERYKLERLAEAEKSQLIMQAEAEAESVRMRGEAEAFAIGARARAEAEQMAKKAEAFQLYQEAAQLDMLLEKLPQVAEEISGPLTSANKITLVSSGGGAMGAAKVTGEVLDILSRLPESVERLTGVSISQVNHKPLRTA; encoded by the exons ATGTTTTTCACCTGTGGCCCGAATGAGGCCATGGTGGTCTCTG GTTTCTGCCGAAGCCCCCCAGTCATGGTGGCCGGAGGACGTGTCTTTGTCCTGCCCTGCATCCAGCAAATCCAGAG GATCTCTCTCAACACACTGACCCTCAATGTCAAGAGTGAAAAGGTTTACACTCGCCATGGGGTCCCCATCTCAGTCACTGGCATTGCCCAG GTGAAAATCCAGGGGCAGAACAAGGAGATGTTGGCAGCTGCCTGCCAGATGTTCCTGGGGAAAACGGAGGCTGAGATTGCCCACATTGCACTGGAGACTCTGGAGGGGCACCAGAGGGCTATCATGGCCCACATGACTGTGGAG GAAATCTATAAGGACAGGCAGAAGTTCTCAGAGCAAGTTTTCAAGGTGGCCTCCTCAGACCTGGTCAACATGGGCATCAGTGTGGTTAGCTACACCCTGAAGGACATTCATGATGATCAG GACTATTTGCACTCCTTAGGGAAAGCTAGAACAGCTCAAGTCCAAAAAGATGCTCGCATTGGGGAAGCAGAAGCCAAAAGAGACGCTGGGATCCGG GAAGCCAAAGCTAAGCAAGAAAAGGTGTCTGCTCAGTACCTGAGTGAGATTGAGATGGCCAAGGCGCAGAGAGACTATGAGCTAAAGAAGGCTGCATATGACATCGAGGTCAACACCCGCCGAGCCCAGGCTGACCTGGCCTATCAGCTTCAG GTGGCCAAAACTAAGCAGCAGATCGAGGAACAGCGGGTACAGGTGCAGGTGGTGGAGCGGGCCCAGCAGGTGGCAGTGCAGGAACAGGAGATCGCCCGGCGAGAGAAGGAGCTGGAGGCCCGAGTTCGGAAGCCAGCAGAAGCTGAGCGCTACAAGCTGGAGCGCCTCGCTGAGGCAGAGAA GTCCCAGCTAATTATGCAGGCTGAGGCAGAAGCGGAGTCAGTGAGG ATGCGTGGGGAGGCTGAGGCCTTTGCCATCGGGGCTCGAGCCCGGGCCGAGGCCGAGCAGATGGCCAAGAAGGCAGAAGCATTCCAGCTGTACCAGGAGGCTGCTCAGCTGGACATGCTGCTGGAGAAGCTGCCCCAG GTGGCAGAAGAGATCAGTGGTCCCTTGACCTCAGCCAATAAGATCACACTAGTGTCCAGTGGAGGTGGGGCCATGGGGGCGGCCAAAGTGACTGGAGAAGTACTGGACATCCTGAGCCGCCTGCCAGAGAGTGTGGAGAGACTCACAGGTGTCAGCATCTCCCAG GTTAACCACAAGCCTCTGCGAACAGCTTGA
- the FLOT1 gene encoding flotillin-1 isoform X2: MLAAACQMFLGKTEAEIAHIALETLEGHQRAIMAHMTVEEIYKDRQKFSEQVFKVASSDLVNMGISVVSYTLKDIHDDQDYLHSLGKARTAQVQKDARIGEAEAKRDAGIREAKAKQEKVSAQYLSEIEMAKAQRDYELKKAAYDIEVNTRRAQADLAYQLQVAKTKQQIEEQRVQVQVVERAQQVAVQEQEIARREKELEARVRKPAEAERYKLERLAEAEKSQLIMQAEAEAESVRMRGEAEAFAIGARARAEAEQMAKKAEAFQLYQEAAQLDMLLEKLPQVAEEISGPLTSANKITLVSSGGGAMGAAKVTGEVLDILSRLPESVERLTGVSISQVNHKPLRTA, translated from the exons ATGTTGGCAGCTGCCTGCCAGATGTTCCTGGGGAAAACGGAGGCTGAGATTGCCCACATTGCACTGGAGACTCTGGAGGGGCACCAGAGGGCTATCATGGCCCACATGACTGTGGAG GAAATCTATAAGGACAGGCAGAAGTTCTCAGAGCAAGTTTTCAAGGTGGCCTCCTCAGACCTGGTCAACATGGGCATCAGTGTGGTTAGCTACACCCTGAAGGACATTCATGATGATCAG GACTATTTGCACTCCTTAGGGAAAGCTAGAACAGCTCAAGTCCAAAAAGATGCTCGCATTGGGGAAGCAGAAGCCAAAAGAGACGCTGGGATCCGG GAAGCCAAAGCTAAGCAAGAAAAGGTGTCTGCTCAGTACCTGAGTGAGATTGAGATGGCCAAGGCGCAGAGAGACTATGAGCTAAAGAAGGCTGCATATGACATCGAGGTCAACACCCGCCGAGCCCAGGCTGACCTGGCCTATCAGCTTCAG GTGGCCAAAACTAAGCAGCAGATCGAGGAACAGCGGGTACAGGTGCAGGTGGTGGAGCGGGCCCAGCAGGTGGCAGTGCAGGAACAGGAGATCGCCCGGCGAGAGAAGGAGCTGGAGGCCCGAGTTCGGAAGCCAGCAGAAGCTGAGCGCTACAAGCTGGAGCGCCTCGCTGAGGCAGAGAA GTCCCAGCTAATTATGCAGGCTGAGGCAGAAGCGGAGTCAGTGAGG ATGCGTGGGGAGGCTGAGGCCTTTGCCATCGGGGCTCGAGCCCGGGCCGAGGCCGAGCAGATGGCCAAGAAGGCAGAAGCATTCCAGCTGTACCAGGAGGCTGCTCAGCTGGACATGCTGCTGGAGAAGCTGCCCCAG GTGGCAGAAGAGATCAGTGGTCCCTTGACCTCAGCCAATAAGATCACACTAGTGTCCAGTGGAGGTGGGGCCATGGGGGCGGCCAAAGTGACTGGAGAAGTACTGGACATCCTGAGCCGCCTGCCAGAGAGTGTGGAGAGACTCACAGGTGTCAGCATCTCCCAG GTTAACCACAAGCCTCTGCGAACAGCTTGA